The segment CACCACGTTTGCAAAGCTTGCGGACAATACAAAGGTAAAGAAGTAGTAGCGAAATAATTCAGTATTTACGCTATATAAAGGCTAGATGAGAGACCATGGCTCTCATCTAGTCTTTTTTCTCGTTGTTTTCCTTAATGCATTGTCAAAATAAAAATTCTACATTACTATAATTATATGTGGATTTTCTTGATAAAATGAAATTGTTGTATATCTTGGAAATTTACGTAGGGGGAATGAGAATCAAGTTTTGACGATAAATAATATTGGGGGATGGGAAAAATGGATTATTTAATCGATAATAATGATGGGATTTTAACGTTTACGATCAATCGTGAAGAAAAGCGTAACGCAATCAATTATGCTGTTATGGATGGATTGAAAGAAGTTATTACATATATCAATGAACATGAAAGTGTCCGTTTTTTAGTCATAACGGGGGCTGGAGATAAGTCGTTTTGCTCGGGTGGCGATTTATCGGAGTTTCACTCACTTGAGACGGAAGAGCAAGCTTTTGGCATGTTGAGTAAAATGGGAAATATTTTATATGATTTAGCTACTTTACCAGTGCCGACGATTGCGCTTATTAACGGTACGGCAGTTGGAGGTGGCTGTGAGATTGCAACGGCATGTGACTTTCGGGTGATGGCATCCCATGCGAAGGCAGGCTTTATCCAAGGATCGTTAGCAATTACTTCTGGATGGGGCGGGGGCACGTATTTATTTGAGCGTGGGTTAAGACATGATCGTGCGCTAAAAATGCTCGTGGATGCTAAACCGTATGATGCGCAAACTTTATATGAAATTGGTTGGGCGATGCGTGTTTATATTGAGGGGACAAAGGAGCAAGCACTTGCTGACTTCATTGAACATATGGCGAAAATTCATCCTTCAGTACATCAAGCATATAAAGAGATTGAGCTTCGTAAATGGCGTGAGCGCAATATGTATGAACGTGTGATGGAGGAAATTCGAGTGTGCGCGAAATTATGGGAATCCGAAGCGCATCATGAAGCGGTAAATAACTTCTTAAATAAATCCAAACAAAAATGATGGAACGACTCTTAATTTTTAACCGATTAAGAGTCGTTTTTCTCTCGTTTTTTATTCTATTTCAATCCACCTTGCATATAGTAGTAAAAAATGTGAGGTGGTTCAAGATGGAGCAAAAGAGAAGAAAAGATCAATGGACAGCTATGGATGATGAGAAATTAGCGGAAATTGTCATTCAAGCAGTGCAAAATGGGCGTACGCAATTAGAGGCGTTCGAGCAAGCCGCGCGTGAATTAAATCGAACGAAGCAAGCTTGTGGGTTCAGGTGGAATAAAACATTAAGACTGCAGTATGGGCAAGTGTTAAACAGTGTGAGAAAGCGCCCGAAGCAACTGATGCGTAGTCATTTAAAACTAGCGTTATCCAGTTTTGAGGAATTGACAGAAGCTTATAATGATCTTGAAATAAAACATACAGAGCTACAATCTGAATATGAAAAAGTATTAAAGTGGGTGCAGCAAGGGGTCAATTTGGTTGGAGATAAGAAGTGAAAAATACATGAATGCCACTTTTAGTAGAAAAAATATTATTTTTCGAGAAAATAGATGAAAATATTTGGAATTAAATTTAGTGGTAGCTTACAATAGGGGTAGAAGCGTGATGTTTTCTTTGTAACTAACAAAGTATAACTTGCTTATCTACATAAGTAGGGACATCATTTCGTATTATCAAAGCGGGGGATGTCGTTTTAAGGGAAACATTCTACTAAGGGGGCATTTTAAAATGGCGGAAGTAAAAGCGCAAATGGCGGGGACAGTTTTTGAGGTAAGTGTTAAAGAAGGAGACAGCGTAACGAAAGGGCAAACATTGATCATTTTAGAATCAATGAAAATGGAAATTGCACATGAGGCAGAAGGGGAAGGAACGGTAACGAAAATTTGCGTAGCTGAAGGTGATTTTGTTGAAGAAAATGATGTACTAGTGGAACTAGCCTAAATGCAAAGGGGAGAATTATGTGACACAGCCAACGTACAATGCAAAATTACAGCAGAAAATCGATTCAATTTATGCGGGTGGACACTCAAAATATCATGATAAATTAAAAGAAACGAATAAATTATTTGTTCGGGACCGATTAAAACTTTTATTTGATGATGGTAAATATGAAGAAGATGGTAGATTTGCAAACTGTGAGGCGGACGATTTACCGGCGGATGGTGTTGTAACAGCAATTGGACAGATTGATGGTCAGACAGTTTGTGTCATGGCGAATGACTCGACAATAAAAGCAGGCTCATGGGGTGCTAGAACCGTCGAGAAAATCATTCGTATTCAGGAAAAGGCTGAAAAACTCCAAGTACCCATTTTTTATTTAGTCGATTCAGCGGGTGCGCGTATTACAGACCAGCTTGAAATGTTTCCGGGGAGACGCGGGGCTGGGCGTATTTTCCACAATCAAGTTCGCATGAGTGGTGTCGTTCCGCAAATCTGTATTTTATTTGGACCTTCAGCAGCAGGTGGTGCTTATATTCCTGCATTTTGCGATATTGTCATTATGGTAGAGGGCAATGCGTCGATGTATTTAGGATCCCCACGCATGGCCGAGAAGGTGATTGGTGAAAAGGTGACGTTGGAAGAAATGGGTGGCGCTCGTATGCATTGTACGGTAAGTGGTTGTGGGGACGTTCTTACTGACAATGAAGAGCAAGCAATTGAAGAAGCACGTCGCTATATGGGTTATTTCCCGGCAAACTTCTCGGAATATCCGCCGTTAGATAAAATGAGGTTACCGAAAAGCGGGAAGGTGTTAGAGGAAATTATTCCAGAAAATCAAAATGCACCGTTTGATATGTATGAATGTATCGATCGATTGATTGATGAAAATAGTTTTTTTGAAATAAAGAAGCTATTTGCGCCAGAATTAATTACAGGGCTCGCACGGATGAATGGTCAAGTTGTCGGTGTTGTTGCTAATCAACCGAAAGTAAAAGGTGGCGTGCTATTCGTTGATTCTGCTGATAAAGCGTCGAAATTTATTGCGTTATGTGACGCGTTTTCTATTCCGCTGTTATTTTTAGCAGATGTTCCTGGGTTTATGATTGGGACGAAGGTTGAACGCGCGGGTATTATACGACACGGCGCCAAATTGATAGCTGCTATGAGCTCGGCTACAGTTCCGAAAATTTCTGTCATCGTTCGAAAAGCGTATGGAGCGGGCTTGTATGCGATGTGCGGTCCGGCATTTGATCCGGATGTTGTCATTGCTCTTCCAACGGCGCAAATTGCTGTCATGGGACCTGAAGCGGCGGTAAATGCAGTCTATTCCAATAAAATTGAAGCGATTGAAGATTCAAAAGAACGTATGCAATTTGTAAAGCAGAAAATAGCAGAATATAAAGAAGAAATTGATTTGTATAAACTCGCATCAGAGATGGTAATTGATGAAATTGTTGCGCCGAATCAACTTCGAGAAACGTTAATTCAACGTTTTAATTACTATAAATCCAAACAAATGGCGCTTCCTTATCGAAAACATCCAGTCTATCCAGTATAATATTGTTAGCTGAAGGTCTGTCGTGTAGGCAGGCCTTTTTAATTCATAATTAATAATTGAGGGATCATTTATGAAAATTGAAATTATTGGTGCTGGGGCAGTAGGGATGTTAGTAGCGAGTTTTATTGCAGAAATGCAAGAAACTGTCTGTTTGATTACAAGGACAGAGGACCAGGCAATGCAATTAAGAGAAAATAACTTAATCCGAACGAATTATGATGGAATGGAATCGGTTTTCCCGATAGATGCTACAACCACTTTAAGTGGTGATGCGGACATGATAATTATCGCGGTGAAGTATGGTCAGTTACAGGATGTTTATAAACAGTTACAAACGGTAAAGCAATCCACGCCTATTTTGTTTTTACAAAATGGTTTAGCGCACTACGATGAGGCGCTCCGATTGGCGTTTTGTCACATTGCTTTTTGTTCGGTTCAATTTGGTGCGCAAAAAATGAATGGGCACCATGTTGCACATAAAGGGATTGGCCCGATGAAAATTGCTGTTGCAAAGGGAGAAAAGCGTTTATTTTTGCCCATGGAAGCCTATGCATCAGAGTGTTTTCCGATTGTTTTTGAACAAGATGCAGAAATGATGTTGTTTGAAAAAGCGTGGTTAAATTGTTTAATTAATCCTTTGACAGCGGTATTGCAAGTGCCAAACGGACAACTAATTCAACAAATAGATGCTTTTCAAATATTGAAGAATTTATATAATGAAATGGTAGTGGCCTTTCCGCAATTCGCAGAGAGTGTTCGATTTGAGCAAGTTGTGGCACTTTGTAAACGAACGGCTAAAAACACATCATCTATGCGAGCGGACCTTTTAGCGGGTAGAAAAACAGAAATTGAAACGATTGTCGGGGCTGTTATTAAAAGGGCGCAAAAGGAGCAGAAGCAATTACCAATATTACAAACATTTTATCTACTTGTGAAAGCATTGGAGGAGAGCGGTGAACAAATGTGATACTTTTTTTGCAATTCATAGTAGCGGTCATTATTTTATGTCCACTCCTTGCATTTCTTATTGTATTTGTAAGTTGTCGGAAAATCCGAATTGAACAACATATGGCTATCGGCTTGGCGGCGGATGTCACAACTGTTATTTTGTTTTTTTCAGTACCGATTGCCATTCAAGCGCTGTGGGAGCTGTCGCTATTTATTCCGATTTACTTGGTGGCGCTATTAGTGGCTCTTGTTTTTACATATATTGATTGGAAAAAGAAAAAAGAAATACAAGTGATGCAACTATTGAAAAGGATTTGGCGTGCTTATTTTTTATTATTAGGAATGGTTTACTTTTTCGTGTGGGTCATTGGCTTAGTGCACTCAGTTACGATGTATTTGATGGCTGTATAAGCATTTTCTTTCCACTACACGGTTAGAACGTATAGAATAAAGATGATGGTGTAAAATGATAATCGAAATTGAAATTAATTAATTTGCGTGAAAGCCTTGGTGGGTGTCGCAGGTTTTTAAGGGCGGCCTGTGTGATGTAAATCAGTTAGCTGTTATTGTATGGACGCGACGATCTTTAGTTAACATCCCCGATGAGTAAGTTCGGAAAAAAAGGATACAATTGCGCCGAGGTGTAATTGATTAGTATGTAATCGAGTAGAAGGAAGCAGAGGAGAATTACAATGAAACTGGAACAAATCCAATCCCCAGTGAATCCGAAAATAATAACGGATTATTGGTCTGAAAATGCGGATATCCATTCGTTTTTTGAATACAAATACGAGGAACAATCTTTTGTTGATCGGGCAAATTATTTACAAAATAGTACGTATCGTTCAAAAGAACTTGCGGATATTATTCGAAGCTTTATGGAAAATTGCGGGATTCATGAAAAAGCGGAAGAACATCTTCTTGAGCTTGAACAAGGTGCACCTGTAGTCGTAGGTGGTCAGCAGGCGGGACTGTTAACAGGGCCGCTTTATTCCGTTCATAAAGCGATTTCTGTCATTTTGTTAGCGAAAGAGCAACGTGAAAAGTTAAATAAACCAGTTGTTCCAATGTTTTGGATTGCTGGAGAGGATCATGATATTGAGGAGATTAATCATACCTATACAAATGTTGATGCTGAAGTTAAAAAGCGTGGATATAGCGAACGTT is part of the Solibacillus sp. FSL K6-1523 genome and harbors:
- a CDS encoding enoyl-CoA hydratase/isomerase family protein; translated protein: MDYLIDNNDGILTFTINREEKRNAINYAVMDGLKEVITYINEHESVRFLVITGAGDKSFCSGGDLSEFHSLETEEQAFGMLSKMGNILYDLATLPVPTIALINGTAVGGGCEIATACDFRVMASHAKAGFIQGSLAITSGWGGGTYLFERGLRHDRALKMLVDAKPYDAQTLYEIGWAMRVYIEGTKEQALADFIEHMAKIHPSVHQAYKEIELRKWRERNMYERVMEEIRVCAKLWESEAHHEAVNNFLNKSKQK
- a CDS encoding transcriptional regulator yields the protein MEQKRRKDQWTAMDDEKLAEIVIQAVQNGRTQLEAFEQAARELNRTKQACGFRWNKTLRLQYGQVLNSVRKRPKQLMRSHLKLALSSFEELTEAYNDLEIKHTELQSEYEKVLKWVQQGVNLVGDKK
- a CDS encoding biotin/lipoyl-binding carrier protein, yielding MAEVKAQMAGTVFEVSVKEGDSVTKGQTLIILESMKMEIAHEAEGEGTVTKICVAEGDFVEENDVLVELA
- a CDS encoding acyl-CoA carboxylase subunit beta, with the translated sequence MTQPTYNAKLQQKIDSIYAGGHSKYHDKLKETNKLFVRDRLKLLFDDGKYEEDGRFANCEADDLPADGVVTAIGQIDGQTVCVMANDSTIKAGSWGARTVEKIIRIQEKAEKLQVPIFYLVDSAGARITDQLEMFPGRRGAGRIFHNQVRMSGVVPQICILFGPSAAGGAYIPAFCDIVIMVEGNASMYLGSPRMAEKVIGEKVTLEEMGGARMHCTVSGCGDVLTDNEEQAIEEARRYMGYFPANFSEYPPLDKMRLPKSGKVLEEIIPENQNAPFDMYECIDRLIDENSFFEIKKLFAPELITGLARMNGQVVGVVANQPKVKGGVLFVDSADKASKFIALCDAFSIPLLFLADVPGFMIGTKVERAGIIRHGAKLIAAMSSATVPKISVIVRKAYGAGLYAMCGPAFDPDVVIALPTAQIAVMGPEAAVNAVYSNKIEAIEDSKERMQFVKQKIAEYKEEIDLYKLASEMVIDEIVAPNQLRETLIQRFNYYKSKQMALPYRKHPVYPV
- a CDS encoding ketopantoate reductase family protein yields the protein MKIEIIGAGAVGMLVASFIAEMQETVCLITRTEDQAMQLRENNLIRTNYDGMESVFPIDATTTLSGDADMIIIAVKYGQLQDVYKQLQTVKQSTPILFLQNGLAHYDEALRLAFCHIAFCSVQFGAQKMNGHHVAHKGIGPMKIAVAKGEKRLFLPMEAYASECFPIVFEQDAEMMLFEKAWLNCLINPLTAVLQVPNGQLIQQIDAFQILKNLYNEMVVAFPQFAESVRFEQVVALCKRTAKNTSSMRADLLAGRKTEIETIVGAVIKRAQKEQKQLPILQTFYLLVKALEESGEQM
- a CDS encoding DUF3397 domain-containing protein — translated: MQFIVAVIILCPLLAFLIVFVSCRKIRIEQHMAIGLAADVTTVILFFSVPIAIQALWELSLFIPIYLVALLVALVFTYIDWKKKKEIQVMQLLKRIWRAYFLLLGMVYFFVWVIGLVHSVTMYLMAV